A window of the Desulforapulum autotrophicum HRM2 genome harbors these coding sequences:
- a CDS encoding FeoA family protein: MGTVSLRQMVVNQTGVISRVTADGELGRRVRDMGLIPGKMIKVQGRAPLYDPVSLKIMGFTLTLRNNEADHIEVEVQ; encoded by the coding sequence ATGGGAACGGTTAGTCTAAGGCAGATGGTGGTGAACCAAACGGGAGTTATCTCCCGTGTAACGGCAGACGGTGAACTTGGCAGAAGGGTTCGGGACATGGGGTTAATACCGGGAAAAATGATCAAGGTCCAGGGAAGGGCCCCCCTCTACGATCCTGTCTCTTTGAAAATCATGGGATTTACGTTGACACTCAGGAACAACGAGGCAGATCACATAGAAGTCGAGGTGCAATAA
- a CDS encoding Lrp/AsnC ligand binding domain-containing protein, with protein sequence MIDFFKRLLGTRLINQGGDHVSSFNEQQAQEEDVEFIDHGIRTIALENIIGSVGKYHDFDSRFRPKRHVSGKRFKEIKRTMREGGALPPITLYQIRNEYYVVDGNHRVASAKELGWTDIQAKVVELLSGKNTMENLLYIERKNFYKATGLIGKIDLTEVGKYKFLKKQIQKHQVYLAGVSGRDCDLKKAAKDWYNTIFTPMTAIIASGGLNKYFPKRTISDLYAYISFNRWDRSANCRYGIGIDQLIPKNMEAFRKQMLEKKTPDYPEMKRNVTAFVLINIDTTTQSQVAEKLFVLDGIQEVHSVHGIYDILVKMVLKRDFLTSDAETIAEYVDRNIRRIEGINRTHTIIPGMSKVKDVFTP encoded by the coding sequence ATGATAGATTTTTTCAAACGCCTGCTGGGCACCCGGTTGATAAATCAAGGAGGTGACCATGTCAGCTCTTTCAACGAACAACAGGCCCAGGAAGAAGATGTGGAGTTCATTGACCACGGCATTCGGACCATAGCCCTTGAGAACATCATCGGCAGCGTGGGGAAATACCATGATTTTGACTCCAGATTCCGACCCAAGCGACATGTGTCCGGCAAACGATTTAAGGAAATCAAGCGGACCATGCGTGAAGGCGGTGCATTACCGCCCATAACCCTTTACCAGATCCGTAATGAGTACTATGTGGTCGACGGAAATCACCGGGTGGCGTCGGCCAAAGAACTTGGCTGGACAGATATCCAGGCCAAGGTAGTGGAACTTTTGTCGGGCAAGAACACCATGGAAAACCTGCTATACATCGAGCGAAAAAATTTCTATAAGGCAACCGGCCTGATCGGTAAGATAGACCTGACCGAGGTGGGAAAATACAAGTTCCTCAAAAAGCAGATCCAGAAACACCAGGTATACCTGGCAGGCGTTTCAGGCAGGGACTGCGACCTGAAAAAGGCGGCCAAGGACTGGTACAACACCATTTTCACACCCATGACCGCCATCATCGCAAGCGGTGGTCTGAACAAGTATTTTCCGAAACGAACCATTTCAGACCTTTACGCCTATATTTCATTCAACCGATGGGACCGCAGCGCCAATTGCAGGTATGGCATCGGCATTGATCAACTCATCCCCAAAAACATGGAGGCGTTTCGCAAACAGATGCTTGAGAAAAAAACGCCTGACTACCCGGAAATGAAACGCAATGTTACAGCCTTTGTCTTGATCAATATTGACACCACAACCCAAAGTCAGGTGGCCGAAAAACTATTTGTCCTGGACGGCATACAGGAGGTTCATTCGGTCCACGGCATCTACGACATACTGGTGAAGATGGTTTTAAAACGCGATTTCCTGACCTCGGATGCCGAAACAATTGCAGAATATGTGGATCGGAACATCCGGCGGATTGAAGGGATCAACAGAACCCACACCATTATCCCGGGCATGTCCAAGGTCAAGGATGTTTTCACGCCTTAA
- a CDS encoding metal-dependent transcriptional regulator, with translation MIKKPGLSESLEDYLETILALQRANTVARSKDIAQRLNIKRGSVTGTLKKLANSDLVNYEPYGYVTLTPEGKKRALEIERRHVFLKDFLYRILNVDAETADRTACRMEHAMDKQVFDKFKAFVKKIDTCPHSDLHHDT, from the coding sequence ATGATAAAAAAACCCGGGCTTTCAGAAAGCCTTGAGGATTACCTTGAGACCATTCTTGCACTGCAGCGGGCAAACACAGTGGCAAGGTCCAAGGATATCGCCCAACGGCTCAACATTAAGCGTGGCTCTGTTACAGGGACATTGAAAAAACTTGCCAATAGCGATCTTGTCAACTATGAGCCCTATGGCTACGTTACCCTCACCCCTGAAGGAAAAAAACGAGCCCTGGAAATAGAGCGACGCCATGTTTTTTTAAAGGATTTTTTATACAGGATATTGAACGTTGATGCTGAAACGGCAGACCGCACGGCCTGCCGGATGGAACACGCCATGGACAAGCAGGTGTTTGACAAATTCAAAGCCTTTGTCAAGAAAATTGATACCTGCCCCCACAGTGACCTGCACCATGATACCTGA
- a CDS encoding FAD-dependent oxidoreductase, whose protein sequence is MNPTDINDPEYFHQVIDCQFACPAHTPVPEYIRLIAEKRYTDAYMINWESNVFPGILGRVCDRPCEPACRRMRVEKNAVAICRLKRVCADNRDEITQRLPKVPTRKNGKKIALIGGGPASLTVARDLLPLGYSIDLYDDQTAAGGFIRSQVPSFRLPKKVLDEEVNYILGMGVTTHFNTYVSSMASFLKKAYDAFFIGTGAPRGRDLDLPGRKEGDAFIHIGIQWLAGVQYGHRTKTGHTTLVIGGGNTAMDCCRTARRMGGEDVKVVIRGSREKMKASAWEIEDAVSEDIPILEHLSPLDFVVENGRLTGMNFQDLAKESAPVFVPCDEVLLAVGQENAFPWIEPEVGLIFDSRGRPQVDKTTFQSNMEQIFFGGDAAFGPKNVITAVAHGHEAAISIDLFCRGKDPRDRPPVKTTLDGQKMGFKDWIYNSAISDDQRQIVPMVPTVKSIKDRLMEVELGFDQKVGQKEALRCLNCDVQTVFTAAECIECDACVDVCPTTCINFLKNQDEASLRKALSIPADNLSQQLYVSAPLPTGRVMVKDENVCLHCGLCAERCPTTAWDMLKFRYDGARAGEK, encoded by the coding sequence TTGAACCCAACAGACATCAATGATCCTGAATATTTTCACCAAGTGATTGACTGCCAATTTGCCTGTCCTGCCCACACCCCGGTGCCGGAATATATCAGACTGATTGCGGAAAAAAGATACACCGACGCCTACATGATCAACTGGGAGTCAAATGTTTTTCCCGGAATCTTGGGCAGGGTGTGTGACAGGCCCTGCGAACCTGCCTGCCGTCGGATGCGGGTGGAAAAAAATGCAGTGGCCATCTGCCGCTTGAAAAGGGTATGCGCCGACAACAGAGACGAAATCACCCAGCGGCTGCCCAAGGTCCCCACCCGGAAAAACGGCAAAAAAATAGCCCTGATCGGCGGTGGACCGGCCTCACTTACCGTGGCCCGGGATCTTTTACCCCTGGGATATTCCATCGACCTCTATGACGACCAGACCGCGGCAGGCGGGTTCATCAGAAGTCAGGTTCCCTCATTCCGATTACCCAAAAAAGTGTTGGATGAAGAGGTCAACTACATCCTGGGCATGGGAGTAACCACCCATTTTAATACCTATGTATCGAGCATGGCATCATTCCTGAAAAAAGCCTATGATGCCTTCTTCATCGGCACGGGTGCGCCAAGGGGAAGGGATCTGGATCTGCCGGGTAGAAAGGAGGGAGATGCCTTCATCCACATCGGCATTCAATGGCTTGCAGGTGTTCAGTATGGTCACCGAACAAAGACCGGCCACACCACCCTTGTCATTGGCGGTGGCAATACGGCCATGGACTGCTGCAGAACGGCCCGCAGGATGGGCGGGGAAGATGTCAAGGTGGTTATTCGCGGCAGTCGTGAAAAAATGAAGGCCTCTGCCTGGGAGATAGAAGACGCTGTGAGTGAAGACATCCCCATTTTAGAACACCTGTCGCCCCTGGATTTTGTGGTGGAAAACGGCCGGTTGACGGGAATGAACTTCCAGGACCTCGCCAAGGAATCGGCACCGGTTTTCGTCCCCTGCGATGAAGTACTGCTTGCCGTGGGCCAGGAAAATGCCTTTCCCTGGATCGAACCCGAGGTGGGGCTGATCTTTGACAGTCGAGGGCGTCCCCAGGTGGACAAGACCACCTTTCAGTCCAACATGGAACAAATCTTTTTTGGTGGTGATGCAGCGTTTGGACCCAAAAACGTCATCACGGCCGTGGCCCATGGACATGAAGCCGCCATATCCATTGATCTCTTCTGCCGGGGGAAAGATCCCAGGGACCGCCCCCCTGTCAAAACCACCCTTGACGGCCAGAAAATGGGCTTCAAAGACTGGATCTACAACAGTGCCATCTCCGACGACCAGCGCCAGATAGTTCCCATGGTACCAACCGTTAAATCCATCAAGGACCGCCTCATGGAGGTGGAGCTTGGTTTTGACCAGAAAGTCGGCCAAAAAGAGGCCCTGCGTTGTCTCAACTGCGACGTTCAAACAGTCTTTACCGCTGCTGAATGCATCGAGTGCGACGCCTGTGTGGATGTCTGTCCCACCACCTGCATCAACTTTTTGAAAAACCAGGACGAGGCAAGTCTGCGTAAGGCCCTTTCCATCCCAGCAGACAATCTCTCCCAGCAGTTGTATGTGTCTGCCCCGCTTCCCACGGGGAGGGTCATGGTCAAGGACGAGAATGTCTGCCTCCATTGCGGACTCTGCGCAGAAAGATGCCCGACAACGGCATGGGATATGCTCAAATTCAGGTACGACGGTGCCAGGGCAGGTGAAAAATGA
- a CDS encoding metallophosphoesterase family protein — translation MIPDKTGQSPLKTLGKKHNLTLLTLSDYIDSELTLRVETGQLPPIDLIISCGDMAPEYLSFLRERLERPLFYVKGNHDLRYTVSNPMGCENIHARIMSMGSLNILGLEGSMWYNGGPNQYTDKMMKKIIFWMGFQIWRKRPIHMIVTHASPRHIHDREDLCHMGFESFNRLMEKQRPDYLIHGHIHRAFDSFNARMTQISHTKIINTCGYTIIEV, via the coding sequence ATGATACCTGACAAAACCGGGCAAAGCCCGTTAAAGACCTTGGGTAAAAAACACAATCTAACCCTTTTGACCCTGTCGGACTATATTGACAGCGAACTGACCCTTCGGGTGGAAACAGGGCAGTTACCCCCCATAGACCTGATCATCTCCTGCGGGGATATGGCTCCGGAATACCTATCGTTTTTACGGGAGCGACTGGAACGCCCCCTGTTTTATGTAAAGGGCAACCACGACCTGCGGTATACGGTCTCCAACCCCATGGGATGTGAAAACATCCACGCCAGGATTATGTCAATGGGTTCTTTGAACATCCTGGGACTGGAAGGCTCCATGTGGTATAATGGCGGGCCCAACCAGTACACGGACAAAATGATGAAAAAGATCATATTCTGGATGGGGTTCCAGATCTGGCGGAAACGACCGATCCACATGATCGTCACCCATGCTTCCCCCCGTCACATCCATGACCGGGAAGACCTTTGTCACATGGGGTTTGAAAGCTTTAACCGCCTCATGGAAAAACAGCGGCCCGATTATCTAATCCACGGCCATATCCACCGGGCATTTGACAGCTTTAACGCCCGGATGACACAGATCTCTCACACAAAGATCATCAATACCTGCGGGTATACAATTATAGAGGTTTAA